DNA sequence from the Carassius auratus strain Wakin unplaced genomic scaffold, ASM336829v1 scaf_tig00043814, whole genome shotgun sequence genome:
ATGGAGGCAGTTAATCGAGTCATGAATCAGTGGAGTCGGTTAATAGAGTCATGAATCAGTGGAATCAGTTAATAGAGTCACTTGAGTCAGTTAATAGAATCAGGAATCAGTGGAGTCAGTTAATAGAGTCATGAATCAGTGGAGTCAGTTAATCGAGTCATGAGTCACTTGAGTCAGTTAATAGAATCAGGAATCAGTGGAGTCAGTTAATAGAATCAGGAATCAGTGGAGTCAGTTAATCGAGTCATGAATCAGTGGAGTCAATTAATAAAGTAATGAATCAGTGGAGTCGGTTAATAGAGTCATGAATCAGTGGAGTCGGTTAATAGAGTCATGAATCAGTGGAGTTCGGTTAATAGAGTCATTAATCGGTGGAATCAGTTAATAGAGTCATGAATCAGTGGAATCAGTTAATAGAGTCATGAATCAACAGAGTCAGTTAATAGAGTCATGAATCAGCGGAGTCAGTTAATAGAGTCATGAATCAGTGGAGTCAGTTAATAGAGTCATGAATCAGTGGAATCAGTTAATAGAGTCATGAATCAGTGGAGTCAGTTAATAGAGTCATGAATCGGTGGAATCAGTTAATAGAGTCATGAATCAGTGGAATCAGTTAATAGAGTCATGAATCAACAGAGTCAGTTAATAGAGTCATGAATCAGTGGAGTCAGTTAATAGAGTCATGAATCGGTGGAATCAGTTAATAGAGTAATGAATCAGTGGAATCAGTTAATAGATTCATGAATCAACAGAGTCGGTTAATAGAGTCATGAATCAGCGGAGTCGGTTAATAGAGTCATGAATCAGTGGAGTCAGTTAATAGAGTCATGAATCAGTGGAGTCAGTTAATAGAGTCATGAATCAGTGGAGTCAGTTAATAGAGTCATGAATCAGTGGAATCAGTTAATAGAGTCATGAATCAGTGGAGTCAGTTAATAGAGTCATGAATCGGTGGAATCAGTTAATAGAGTCATGAATCAACAGAGTCAGTTAATAGAGTCATGAATCAGTGGAGTCAGTTAATAGAGTCATGAATCAGTGGAATCAGTTAATAGAGTCATGAATCAGTGGAATCAGTTAATAGAGTCATGAATCAACAGAGTCAGTTAATAGAGTCATGAATCAGCGGAGTTGGTTAATAGAATCATGAATCAGTGGAGTCAGTTAATCGAGTCATGAATCAGTGGAGTCGGTTAATCGAGTCATGAATCAGTAGAGTCCGTTAATCGAGTCATGAATCAGTAGAGTCCGTTAATCGAGTCATGAGTTTCATGATGATCATGAATCACTCACCATCAGTCTGCAGGCTGCGGTCAGTCCGCTGTATTTCTCACTTGTGATTCTGCCGTTGTTCTGTCTCAGGGTTTCCTCGGGACTGTTATGAACTGTGGCAGAGCTCCGGCGGTCAGGCTCAGGACGGCCTGTATCTGATCCGCCCCGGAGACTCGCCCATCGCCGTATACTGCGCCATGCAGGAGGGAGGCTGGACGGTGGTGCAGCACATCACGGTCAACAGCAGCGTGGACTTCGACCGCGGCTGGGACGAGTACAAGCACGGCTTCGGATCCCTGACCGGAAACCACTGGCTGGGGAACGAGCACCTGCACCGGCTGACCCGCGGCCCGGCCCGGTACAAGCTCGGCATCAAGCTGGTGGACAAAGACGCGGTGACCAAGACGGGCGAGTATGAGCCGGTGCTGGTGGAGGACGAGGAGGCGCAGTACCGTCTGCGTCTGGGTCTGTTCCAGGGCACTGTAGCAGACGCTCTGACGCTCGACACCGAGAACTACCTTCACGACAACCAGCGCTTCACCACCAGAGACAGAGACAACGACAACTACTTCCAGAACTGTGCCCAGCTGGAGTTCCAGGGCGTGGCGGGCGGCGGCTGGTGGTACGACGCA
Encoded proteins:
- the LOC113086683 gene encoding fibrinogen-like protein 1-like protein, with the translated sequence MMVRLWVCLFLLAHVQSEPLPAKNIHLLTPEEHKLVLNLGQKGFPRDCYELWQSSGGQAQDGLYLIRPGDSPIAVYCAMQEGGWTVVQHITVNSSVDFDRGWDEYKHGFGSLTGNHWLGNEHLHRLTRGPARYKLGIKLVDKDAVTKTGEYEPVLVEDEEAQYRLRLGLFQGTVADALTLDTENYLHDNQRFTTRDRDNDNYFQNCAQLEFQGVAGGGWWYDACAGANLNRRNVIYWQKDCNKEHLCKYAWMMVKPSEQLKVIRSGDCARDEL